The following are encoded in a window of Chroococcidiopsis sp. TS-821 genomic DNA:
- a CDS encoding metallothionein — protein sequence MTTVTQMKCACENCLCIVSLEDAIQKDGKPYCSEACANGHTSGSGCGHSGCGCS from the coding sequence ATGACAACTGTAACTCAAATGAAGTGTGCGTGTGAAAATTGCTTGTGTATCGTTTCTCTAGAAGACGCTATCCAGAAAGACGGTAAGCCTTATTGCAGCGAAGCTTGTGCTAATGGTCACACAAGTGGTTCAGGTTGCGGTCACAGTGGTTGCGGATGCAGCTAA
- a CDS encoding glycosyltransferase family 2 protein produces the protein MPANSWAENDSYSELDALGSLLSELSEDESELEALQTTSLKTCGEGRRRKAAVVFIVVWSGTIALHLISFGFWLVLGLTTLWGIHTLRLVLARSRTQNAQADYLPSVSLLVAAKNEEAVIGNLVKTLCSLDYPVDRYEVWVIDDNSTDQTPALLEKLQQNYHKLKVLRRGAKASGGKSGALNQVLPLAKGEILAVFDADAQVTPDLLQRVLPLFQKRTVGAVQVRKAIANSHENFWTRGQMAEMAVDSYVQQQRVALGGIGELRGNGQFVRRQALERCGGWNEETITDDLDLTLRLHLDNWEIEFVSDPYVEEEGVTSAIALWHQRNRWAEGGYQRYLDYWRLILKSRIGAGKKFDLLMFMLIQYIVPIAQVPDLLMAIARNRLPVLTPLTSFTVTIFMIWMFLGLKRIRTLEDKLTWSALFVILLQTLRGTLYMCHWMVVMASTTARMSVRPKRLKWVKTVHQGNN, from the coding sequence ATGCCAGCGAATTCCTGGGCTGAGAACGATTCTTATAGCGAACTTGATGCGCTAGGCTCATTGTTGTCTGAGTTATCAGAAGACGAGTCTGAGCTAGAGGCGTTGCAAACAACCTCTCTCAAGACTTGCGGCGAAGGTCGCAGACGCAAAGCGGCTGTTGTTTTCATCGTAGTTTGGAGTGGCACGATCGCCCTTCATTTAATTTCTTTTGGATTTTGGCTGGTACTAGGTTTAACAACTTTGTGGGGAATTCATACCCTACGGTTGGTTTTAGCTCGTTCCCGTACCCAAAATGCGCAAGCCGATTATTTACCTTCTGTTTCGCTGTTAGTCGCTGCCAAAAATGAAGAAGCAGTCATTGGTAATTTAGTCAAGACACTTTGCAGCCTTGATTATCCGGTAGACCGCTACGAAGTTTGGGTGATTGACGATAATAGTACCGACCAAACGCCCGCACTTTTAGAAAAATTACAGCAAAATTACCATAAATTAAAAGTTTTGCGACGGGGGGCAAAAGCTAGCGGTGGTAAGTCTGGGGCATTGAACCAAGTTTTACCCTTAGCGAAAGGTGAAATTTTGGCAGTATTTGACGCCGACGCGCAAGTCACGCCTGATTTGTTGCAGCGCGTATTACCCTTATTTCAAAAACGCACTGTTGGAGCCGTACAGGTACGCAAAGCGATCGCCAACTCCCACGAGAACTTTTGGACTCGCGGACAGATGGCAGAAATGGCTGTCGATAGCTATGTTCAGCAGCAACGCGTCGCCCTTGGCGGTATTGGTGAATTGCGCGGAAATGGTCAATTTGTTCGCCGTCAGGCGCTGGAACGTTGTGGCGGTTGGAATGAAGAAACGATTACCGACGATCTCGATTTGACGTTGCGCTTGCACTTAGACAATTGGGAAATTGAATTTGTCAGCGATCCTTATGTCGAAGAAGAAGGCGTAACGAGTGCGATCGCGCTATGGCATCAACGCAACCGCTGGGCAGAAGGTGGTTATCAACGCTATTTGGATTACTGGCGGTTAATTCTCAAAAGCCGCATCGGTGCTGGCAAAAAATTCGATTTACTGATGTTTATGCTGATTCAGTACATCGTTCCAATCGCGCAGGTTCCTGATTTGCTGATGGCGATCGCCCGCAACCGATTACCTGTACTAACGCCGCTCACGAGCTTCACTGTCACCATATTTATGATATGGATGTTCTTGGGGTTAAAGCGAATTCGCACGCTTGAAGATAAGCTCACTTGGTCTGCATTGTTTGTTATCCTCTTACAAACGCTGCGCGGTACTTTGTACATGTGCCACTGGATGGTGGTGATGGCAAGTACAACCGCACGTATGTCCGTGCGACCAAAGCGGCTAAAATGGGTGAAAACTGTTCATCAGGGCAATAATTAA
- a CDS encoding class I SAM-dependent methyltransferase — MQWLNNYAEAIALPDDAVDVVICLLAIHHFSNLKTAFYEMNRIAQKKVMIFSFDAIAGKKFWLYDYFPFIWEYDKQVFSHL; from the coding sequence GTGCAATGGCTGAACAATTATGCTGAGGCAATTGCTTTACCTGACGATGCAGTAGACGTTGTCATTTGTCTTCTAGCAATTCACCATTTTTCGAATCTCAAAACAGCTTTCTACGAGATGAACCGAATTGCTCAAAAGAAAGTGATGATTTTTTCCTTTGACGCGATCGCAGGCAAAAAATTTTGGTTGTATGATTATTTTCCTTTTATTTGGGAGTATGACAAACAAGTCTTTTCTCATCTTTAA
- a CDS encoding phosphotransacetylase family protein produces the protein MPNAKYLLIGSIEAYSGKSATVLGLSEQLKHTKLDLAYGKPLGNWVNDSEESPIDADVQFVNQILRLPENRLLPSLLTLNETTIQKRLCGEDTTDYQHLAAVQYQHSKGDLVILEGPGNLEEGSLFGLSLLEVAKIVDAKVLLVTRYKSVFLVEALLAAKQRLGDRLIGVLLNDIAPEQMQTVNTEVRAFLEKQGIPVLGTLPKNNLLRSVSVAELVEHLNAEVLCRPDRLDLMVESLAIGAMNVNAALKYFRRRQNMAVVTGGDRVEIQLAALESSTQCLILTGQLPPPPFILAKAEDLEIPILSVDLDTLSTVEIIDRTFGQVRLHEPIKVQCIRELMQKHFDIDRLLSQLELKPAVALP, from the coding sequence GTGCCGAATGCTAAGTACTTGCTGATCGGATCGATCGAGGCTTACAGCGGTAAGTCAGCGACAGTGCTGGGATTATCTGAACAGCTAAAGCATACAAAGCTCGATCTTGCCTATGGAAAACCGTTGGGTAATTGGGTGAATGACTCGGAGGAATCACCGATCGATGCAGATGTTCAATTTGTAAACCAAATCCTTCGGCTACCAGAAAACCGACTGTTGCCATCGCTTTTGACTTTGAATGAAACAACGATTCAAAAGCGCCTGTGCGGTGAGGATACGACTGATTATCAGCACTTAGCAGCGGTACAATATCAGCACTCAAAAGGAGATTTAGTCATTCTTGAAGGTCCAGGAAATTTAGAAGAAGGTAGTTTGTTTGGCTTAAGCTTACTCGAAGTTGCGAAGATCGTTGATGCTAAAGTCCTGCTTGTAACGCGCTATAAATCAGTTTTCTTGGTAGAAGCACTGTTAGCGGCGAAGCAGCGTTTAGGCGATCGCTTGATCGGTGTCTTGCTCAACGATATCGCCCCAGAACAAATGCAGACGGTGAATACCGAAGTCCGCGCGTTTTTAGAAAAGCAAGGTATTCCTGTATTAGGAACGCTGCCAAAAAATAACTTACTGCGTAGCGTCAGCGTCGCCGAACTTGTAGAGCATTTAAATGCTGAAGTCCTGTGTCGTCCGGATCGCCTAGATTTAATGGTAGAAAGTCTGGCAATTGGTGCGATGAATGTCAATGCGGCGCTGAAATATTTCCGCCGACGGCAAAATATGGCAGTAGTAACAGGCGGCGATCGCGTCGAAATTCAATTGGCTGCTTTAGAAAGTTCAACGCAATGTCTCATCCTCACAGGACAACTACCACCACCACCGTTTATCCTCGCCAAAGCTGAGGATCTGGAAATTCCTATTTTGTCGGTCGATCTCGATACACTCTCGACAGTGGAAATCATCGACCGCACTTTTGGACAAGTCCGCCTGCACGAACCAATTAAAGTGCAATGCATCCGCGAGTTGATGCAGAAACATTTTGATATTGACCGTTTGTTGTCGCAACTCGAGTTAAAGCCTGCAGTAGCTTTGCCTTAA
- a CDS encoding DUF4188 domain-containing protein: protein MAQVMPGRYTAQVDEPFVVFLIGMRINQFFAFSKWIPTAQAMTPMLRTLYQHPEKGFLGGESFLYWRGVGLIQYWRSFEDLERFARNPADPHLAAWQRFHRAVGNDGSVGIWHETYLIEPGNYEAIYGNMPVFGLAAATQHVTAKGRRETARQQLKPKASHT from the coding sequence ATGGCTCAAGTTATGCCAGGACGCTATACAGCGCAAGTTGACGAACCCTTCGTCGTGTTTCTAATTGGCATGCGCATCAATCAATTCTTTGCTTTTTCCAAATGGATTCCGACAGCACAGGCGATGACACCGATGCTGCGGACGCTTTATCAGCATCCAGAAAAAGGATTTTTAGGGGGAGAAAGCTTTTTATATTGGCGGGGTGTGGGACTCATTCAATACTGGCGATCGTTTGAAGATTTAGAGCGCTTTGCGAGGAATCCTGCCGATCCCCATCTAGCAGCATGGCAACGCTTTCATCGCGCCGTAGGTAACGATGGCAGTGTCGGAATTTGGCACGAAACGTACCTGATTGAACCTGGCAACTACGAAGCAATTTATGGCAATATGCCCGTCTTCGGCTTAGCTGCTGCGACTCAGCACGTTACGGCGAAAGGACGGAGAGAAACAGCACGACAACAGCTAAAACCAAAAGCATCTCATACATAA
- a CDS encoding YajQ family cyclic di-GMP-binding protein, translating to MAATYSFDIVSDFDRQELVNAVDQTVRDIKSRYDLKDTQTTVELGDEVITINTNSEFTLESVHTVLREKAAKRQLSMKIFDFGKVESASGNRVRQEIKLKKGISQEIGKQISKLIRDEFKKVQASIQGDAVRVSSKSKDDLQAVMQRLKQEDFPVALQFTNYR from the coding sequence ATGGCTGCTACATACTCTTTTGACATCGTTAGTGATTTTGACCGCCAAGAGTTAGTCAATGCGGTCGATCAAACTGTGCGCGACATCAAAAGTCGCTATGACTTGAAAGATACACAAACTACCGTAGAACTCGGTGATGAAGTTATCACAATTAACACTAACAGCGAGTTTACTCTAGAATCCGTCCACACAGTCTTGCGCGAAAAAGCTGCAAAGCGCCAGTTATCGATGAAAATCTTTGATTTTGGTAAAGTTGAATCTGCTAGTGGAAACCGCGTTCGCCAAGAAATTAAGCTCAAAAAAGGTATTAGCCAAGAGATTGGCAAGCAAATCTCCAAGTTAATTCGCGACGAATTTAAGAAGGTACAGGCTTCGATTCAAGGCGATGCGGTACGAGTTTCGAGTAAATCAAAAGATGACTTGCAAGCTGTTATGCAACGTTTGAAGCAAGAAGATTTTCCAGTAGCTTTGCAGTTTACTAACTACCGTTAA
- the ebsA gene encoding type IV pilus biogenesis protein EbsA: MSIEQLQPASLQEVRVYQPYFQGNKRNTLPLAISLYKQGVLQGQRNIEGGDSIPFVATWNVSTLPADLTRCRMQFDGKADLSYEVMMSSSELVDFLIDTILHFKRTNTVDFTKAFYRKLLRFDD; this comes from the coding sequence ATGTCGATTGAGCAACTACAACCTGCTAGTCTACAAGAAGTCAGAGTTTATCAACCTTATTTTCAAGGCAATAAACGCAACACACTACCTTTAGCGATTAGCCTTTACAAGCAAGGAGTTCTTCAAGGACAGCGCAACATAGAAGGTGGTGATAGTATTCCGTTTGTGGCAACTTGGAACGTGTCTACACTACCTGCTGATTTAACGCGTTGCCGAATGCAGTTTGACGGTAAGGCAGACCTCAGTTATGAGGTGATGATGTCTAGCTCGGAACTCGTAGACTTTTTGATCGATACGATCTTACATTTCAAGCGTACGAACACTGTCGATTTTACTAAGGCTTTTTACCGAAAACTACTTCGATTTGACGATTGA
- a CDS encoding DNA recombination-mediator protein A: MSQSIDLVNNVDTLAQELATIQQTGAKRIALLGSRHVPLTHQHLIEMMSYALVLSGNRLITSGATGTNSAAIRGAMRADANLLTVILPQSLERQPLESRQQLEQVMHLVENPSNDNLSLAEASAICNQEIISRCQQLICFAFHDSRTLLQTCREAEDQRKVVTLFYLD, from the coding sequence TTGAGTCAGTCTATCGATCTCGTCAACAACGTTGACACGTTAGCGCAAGAACTAGCTACGATTCAGCAAACAGGTGCTAAGCGAATCGCTCTGTTGGGTTCTCGTCACGTTCCTCTGACTCATCAGCATCTGATCGAAATGATGAGTTATGCTCTTGTATTATCTGGCAATCGGCTGATTACCTCTGGCGCAACCGGAACAAACTCGGCGGCGATTCGAGGCGCAATGCGGGCTGATGCTAATTTATTGACAGTTATTCTGCCCCAAAGCCTAGAACGCCAACCGCTAGAGTCACGACAGCAGCTCGAGCAGGTAATGCATTTGGTGGAAAATCCTAGCAATGATAATTTGTCTCTGGCAGAAGCAAGTGCGATCTGTAACCAAGAAATCATCTCGCGCTGTCAGCAGTTGATTTGCTTTGCGTTTCACGATAGCCGGACTTTGCTACAAACGTGCCGAGAGGCAGAGGATCAGCGCAAGGTAGTGACGCTATTCTATCTAGATTAA
- a CDS encoding PadR family transcriptional regulator produces MALAHAILAVLVDCPHSGYDLAKQFDGSVGFFWAASHQQIYRELSKLEAQGWLTCEIIPQEGRPDKKLYHITETGKQELQAWIAQPCEPAAIKEDLLVKIFAGYVATSPEIILNELQQHRQAHLEKLSTYKALEQRYFQNIQSLSLPAKFRYLTLLKGISYESDWVAWCDRAIELLR; encoded by the coding sequence ATGGCTTTAGCACACGCAATTTTGGCAGTTCTCGTTGATTGTCCGCATAGTGGTTACGACTTAGCAAAGCAATTTGATGGTTCTGTCGGCTTCTTTTGGGCGGCGAGTCATCAACAAATTTATCGGGAGTTGTCCAAACTCGAAGCGCAAGGCTGGCTAACGTGTGAAATCATTCCGCAAGAAGGACGTCCTGATAAAAAGCTGTATCACATTACCGAAACGGGGAAACAAGAACTACAAGCGTGGATTGCTCAACCTTGCGAACCAGCAGCAATTAAAGAAGATTTACTTGTCAAAATTTTTGCGGGTTATGTCGCGACTTCCCCCGAAATCATTTTGAATGAATTACAGCAGCACCGCCAAGCGCACTTAGAGAAACTATCGACGTACAAGGCTTTAGAGCAGCGCTATTTTCAAAATATACAATCGCTGTCTTTGCCCGCGAAGTTTCGCTATCTTACGCTACTCAAAGGTATTAGCTACGAGTCAGATTGGGTGGCTTGGTGCGATCGCGCAATTGAATTACTTCGTTAA
- a CDS encoding MAPEG family protein yields MNLSQLPASTVFLYCIVAAAILIYLPFLVVGYARVQVGYDIAAPRAMFDKLPPYAQRATWAHQNSFEAFTIFAPAALMAYVTGINSNLAVGAAIAFVIARLFYSVFYIANIPVGRSLMFAVGSLCSGTLFVLSLLHNN; encoded by the coding sequence ATGAATTTATCGCAACTACCAGCTTCTACAGTTTTTTTGTATTGCATTGTTGCGGCGGCGATCCTCATCTATCTACCATTTTTAGTTGTCGGTTATGCGCGAGTACAAGTCGGCTACGATATCGCCGCACCCCGCGCTATGTTTGATAAATTGCCGCCTTATGCACAAAGGGCAACATGGGCGCATCAAAACTCTTTTGAAGCTTTCACGATCTTTGCCCCTGCTGCTTTGATGGCATACGTTACAGGCATAAATTCTAACTTAGCTGTTGGTGCGGCGATCGCTTTTGTGATTGCCCGCTTGTTCTATTCAGTTTTTTATATCGCCAATATTCCCGTCGGGCGATCGCTCATGTTTGCTGTTGGCTCGCTCTGTTCTGGTACGCTATTTGTTCTAAGTCTTCTGCACAATAATTAG